Within Deinococcus metalli, the genomic segment CCTGGCCCTGGGGGGGCTGGGCTCGATCCTCGCCCTGGGACTGGCGACCGGGCTCACGCCCGCCCTCGCCAACGCCTTCTCGCTGGACGCGCCGCTCGGCCTCGCGGGCGACCTGCTGCCGGAAGCCCGCCCCACCCTGCCGGGGCCGCTCACGCTGGGCGTGGTCGGGCTGGTCACGGTGGGACTCACGGGGCTTCTCACGTGGCTCGGGGAGCGCTGGCTGGCCGCGCAACGGCTCGGAGCGCTGCTGAGTGCGGGCAGCTGATTCAACTCTGGAGGACGAACATGACCCTGAATGAAGATCATCCTGCCGTCCCCCTCGCTTCCCTGCGCTCCGTCTCCCGGCAGTACGGCGACCTGAGCGTGCTCCAGGACGTTACCCTCGACCTGCACGCCGGCGAGTTCGTCTCGGTCACCGGCCCCTCGGGGAGTGGCAAGTCCACGCTGCTGAGCGTCCTGGGGCTGCTCGAGCGGCCCAGCCGCGGGCAGGTGTGCCTGCACGGCCAGGACGCTTGGACGCTCCCCGACCGCGCGCAGTCGCGGCTGCGCGGCGAGATGCTGGGCTTCGTCTTCCAGGGCTTCCACCTGCTGCCGGAGCTGAGCGCGCTCGACAACGTGGCCCGGCCGCTCCGCTGGGCGGGGGTTACCAGAGTGCGGGCGCGGGAACGGGCCCTGCACGCCCTGGAGGCCGTCGGGCTGGGGGCCCGGGCCGGGCACCGCCCGGCGCAGCTCAGTGGGGGGGAGCAGCAGCGCGTGGCGATCGCCCGCGCCATTGTCCGCGAGCCCGCCCTGCTGCTCGCCGACGAGCCCACCGGCAACCTACCCCAGGCCATGTGGGGGGAGATCCTCGACCTCTTCGCCGACCTGCACGCCCGCGGCCACACCGTCGTGGTGGTCACCCATGACCCGCTGGTGGCGGCGCGCGCGCAGCGGCACGTCGTGCTAAAGGACGGACGGGTAGTGGAAGACGGGAGACGCTGAACAGGGCGCAATCTCAGCAGCAGTGCCCGTGTCAGGGCGCCGGCCGCCCCGGTCAGCCGTTCCCCTCAGCGGGCACAGCCAATCGGCGCTGGTGTCACACCGCCAGCGCCTGCTGCTCAGCATCGGGCACCCTGGCTGTCCAGCAACAACACGTCCCCTCGCTCGCCGTTCAGCAGCCATCACCACGTCATGCCAGCCGACGGGTCTTCGGCGACGCCTGTCCCCAGGGACGTGGTGAGGTAGATTGATTAGCACTGGGGCCCGTGTCGCGTGCGATACGGGCCTTGGACATGTGGTCACCCCGGGCCTGCCCGCCCTGCCGCCGCTGGACGCCCCCTGAGCCAGTCGGCTGCAGGACGCCGGGTTCAGCGCGCCGGCTCCGGACAGCGCGCCGCATTCGTGACCACCGGCATGGAGAGGCCCATCGCCTGCTTGACCACCTGGAAGCAGCGCGACTCGCCGTTCCCGTCCACCGTACTCCGGCTGGACTGGCCCGCCAGCAGCGAGAAGCGGTCGAGGCTGCCGCTGTAACCGGGGAGCCGGCCCTGCTGATAGCGGTAGCGGAGCGGCGAACCGTACGTCTGCTGGGCATAGACCGCGAAGGTGTGGCGCCCAGCCAGTCTGACCGGCGTGCCCTCGGCCGCGACCGTACCGCACCATTCGCGCACCGGCCGCCCGGCCACCAGCCGGAACGCGGCGTGCAGGCCGCCCTCGGCCAGGTAGAGGACATCCGAGCGGCCCGCCGGGAACAGCACGGCCTGCTCGTGGTTATCCCCGTTGCCGCCGCCGCAATCCTTCAGCAGGCGAACGCCGTCCTGAATGATCAGCTTCTGCAGCGTCTGCCGGGTCTGGATCAGGGACGAATCCACAGCACCGGCGGCGGCCAGGGCACTCAGGCTGAGGGCCACGAGCAGAAATCGGGTGAACTGGGGGAAGGTCATGGAGCCTCCGGGAAGTGGGTGAGGCGAAAGGAGACAGACGGAGCACACCTGTATCCAGGTCTGTGCCCGCTCAGTTGGTGAGGGTCACCAGCAGCGTGCCCCTCCTGCCCTGAGATCCGCACAGTACGCTGGGGGCCTCGAAGCTGCCGGAGACCAGGAACCGCTGCGGCCCGCTGGACGTCTGTCTCCAGCAGGCCGTGACCTGCGCGGCGCTGACCGGGCGGCCCGAGGCGGCCGTGGCCAGGAGCGCCGCCGTGCGGGCGCCCCGGGGCGTGACCGGGCCCTGGGCGCGCACCGTGACCACGCGGCCGTCGCCGGACTGACCGGGCAGGTCGAAGCGGGTGACCTCAACCTGTGTCCCGCCCGTCAGGCGGTAGCGGTAGACCCTCATCGGGTTGTTGCTGCCCTCCAGCCGGAAGCGGCGCACGCCCTGGTACACGCAGCCCAGCGTGCGGCAGATGGGGGCGCGGGCGAAGGAGGCGGAGGTGCCGACCAGGGGGGCGGTTGGGGCGGGAAGGGCGGACGCCAGGGCGGATGTGTGCAGCACGGACAGGGTCAGGAACAGACGAAGGAGCATGGAGACCTCGGGAACGGACGGGAAGCGGGATCAGCGGAGCGTCCAGGGTGCCTGAGTGGGCTGACGGTCAGGTGACCGGCGGGAGACAGAACGGGGCAGCGCAGGGCCCGGCGAGAACACCCTTGCGGCCTGACCCCGAATCTCACCGTGCGTCAGCTCCTCTTCCCTACCCTGAGCCCATGCGCCTTGTTCTCCCTCTCGTGGCCGCGCTGCTCACTTCCGGCGCGCTCGCCACCACGTGTGCGTGGCAGCCCTTCGCCGCCGCGTCGAAGGCGGCGCCGCTGATCGTGGAGGCCCGGGTGCTGCGGTACGGCGGGACGAGCGGCGACCCGCCCACCCCCGACTACATGGACGTGCAGGTGCTGAACACCCTCAAGGGCCGCGCTCCCACGAAAGAGCTGCGGGTCTACGGGGACAACGGCGGGTCGGGGCGCCGGTTCGTGTCCGGCTATCCGGTGGGCACGACCTGGATGCTGGCGCTCACCCGGGACTTCGACCACTGGCCGGTGAAGGATCGTCGCCCGCAGGTCTACGCCTTCCCGAGTTGCGCCGATCCGGGGCTGGCCGTGATCGGCGACACGGTGTTCGGCACGCTCGGAGAGCCCTTCAATTCCAGTCGCCCCCGGCAGTTCTTTTTACAAGAACTGCAATACGTGTGGAAGCATCCGCTGGGCCGCTGAAGGTGCCCGCTGGCATGGGTAGGCGCAGTAGATCTTTCCCTCCTGACGGGGGGTTATGGAGCCCCATGAACCGAGTGACCGCCATGTTCCTGATGACCCTGCTCGCGCCGTCGCCATCGGCGGTGGGCCAGGGCGAACAGAAACAACTGTTCACGTATGCGTTTCCGCAGCTGGTCTCCGACCGCGCAGCCGATCAGGCGTGCCGCCGCGCTGTGGCCGCGTCCCCGGCGTACACGGTGAACTTCAGCGGTCGCGCGTCGGCCCGCAGCCCGATTGAAAACGCGGTCGTGCAGATTATGCTCAACCGCAGGATCGGCCAGGACGGCATGACCGAGCGCAACCGCAGCGCCGACGCCACCTTCACGCTGTTCCTCGGCCGCACCGGGGGCTTCTACGCCAGCGTGAAGACCCACGTGTTCTGCCTGTTCTCCAGGACGTCCACCCGGAAGTGACTGAGTGGGGCCAAAAAAGTGTCTGGCAACCTGCCGGTGCGGCGCGACGTACTGAAGCCATGACCACCTCCCCCACTCCGCCCCTGAGTCGCAGACGCCAGTGGCTGCGCCAAGCCTGGAGGGCAGGTCGCCGCACGAAGCGCGTCACGGCCCTCGCAGTCACCCGCTTCCTGCGCATCGACCTGTGGAGGCAACTGGCGCAGGCCTACACCTGGATGCTGACGCTGGTGGCCCTTTTCGCCGGCTTCTGGGTGGTGGGCAGCGTCTACCTGCAGCTCAGTGACCCCAAGCAGGCGGCCATCAAGATCTTTCCCGGTGGCCTGAATGACGCGGCGGCGCTCATTCCGCTGGCCCTCGCGGGCTTCGCCGCCCTGCTGTTCAGCGCTCAGGGCGGCGCCCCCTCTGGCACCCCCCGGCACCGCGAGTACGGTCTGGCGGCCCGGCGCCTGCTGCTGGCGGTGTACTACTTGGGGCTCAGCTTCATCCTGGGCACGGGCAGCCGCATCATGCAGGACGGCTCCTTCACGGGTTGGACGTTCGACTGGTTTCTAAACCGCCTGGCGGGGATGCTGCCCGCCGTGATGTACCTCAACGCCCTCATCGCGCTGGTGTTGATCCTAGCGGGGCTGAAGTATTTCATCCGCACCATCCTGAACCCTCGTTGAGGGGGGAGTGTCGATGAGGCCCTAAGTTGTAGAGGTTGGCGCGGAAGGCACCAGCGACTGCCACCACCCCAGCAGGGCGCCCCGCACGATGTGCTCAAAGGTGTGCAGCATCATCGGCAGATCCTCGGTGGCCCAGGTGCTGCCAAACGAGGAGCTGGCTAGACCAATAGACGTCTCAATGTATTGCCCATCCCCCCAGCGCATAGGTGGCAGACACATCGGGCGTGGCATAGGGGTGCCGGCATGCAGGGCGCGTGACCGGTAGTCATAGATGCGCTTCAGACCGCGTTGATACGCTTGAATATTTTCATAGTTGTACAGACCAAAATCAGGGCGTATCGTCGGCGGCTCAGGCCGAAAGGTCGTCAGGAAATCCAGAAACTTCCTCGTCGCGCCCATGTACGGCGCCAGATACTCCGCGATGCTGCCCAGCAGCGCCTCGCCGCCCTCTCGGGTCAGCAGATCGGCAGCCTGAGGTTGGGCGAGGCGAAACCGTTCCACGGGATCGGCACTCAGGGGATCCCACTCCACCGCCGCGGCCTCGACCGCCGCGACCAGGCGCAGCCAGGTCTGCTCGGGCTCCGCCTCGACGTTCCAGATGGCCTCCTGATACGACCGGGCGGCCTTCACCAGGGCGACGGACTGGCTGGGCGAGACCTCGTGAAAGCGGGTCAGCACCGCCGGATCCGTAAGCGACGCGGGCCGTTCGGGGAGCCCCGGAAGAATCGCCTGGGTGTGGGGCAGCGGGATCGGCGGCGGCCGCCAGCGACCTTGCAGCATCAGGGGCAGGCCGCGAGGATCCTCGCCGGGCCGGAATTCCCGTACAGACCCACCGGCCTTCACCCGGACGCCGAGAGACAGCGACAGCAGCGCCGCCCACTCGTCTGGCAGCCACATGCCGGTGTAGCGATCGGCCTTGGTCTCCAGTTTGTCTTGCTCATCGTCCCTAAGGTGGTACTGAATCCGCAGCGTGTGACTTGGACGCGGTGACTCCTCCCAGATGGCTCCTGTGTAGAGCATCTCGTACGGGCCGGCGGTACACACGTCCACGATGTGGGCGTCGGTGAAGAGATAGTGCTCGATCTCGATACCCCAGGCGTCGGGCGAGGCCTTCGCCAGCTGCCAGTTGTCATACACCAGGGCGCCGGAGTGAACGCTCGTCGCAGGCAGGAGAAGACGCTTGGGCATGGGAAAGGCCATTCTAGCGGAGGCTACCTTCAGGGTGGGAATTACCGGCCCTGCGTATTGAGCAGCTCCACCGGGTACTGCGCCGCCGCGAGTGCGATCAGTTCATACTCCACCGCCGCGACGCTTCCCAGCAAGCCTGACGGGCTGCTCAGGCCACGCCGCCAGTGTATGAGATGGACGCTGGGCAGGAACGCCCCAGCCGCGCCGTCGGCGCCAGCGCGCCCCGTATTGCTCTAGCGTCGGCGCTCTTGCAATGACTCGACCGGCCCACGCGCGGCTCCGTGATCGGACAGCCGCCCATCCTCGATCGCCGCAGGCGGTGGGGATACAGCAGCTCCCTCGACGGCGCACACGTGCTACAGGCCACAGATGCGGCCAGCGCCGCCCGTCCAGGGGCGCTGGACGGCCAGGAGTCGCGGGATGGGGCCCAGGCCCACGCGCTCATCGGCCTGGCACAGGCGCTGGCCGCTGGCCTAAGCGGTGAGCGGCCTTCTTTGAGAGGGGCGGCCCCCATGCGGGGGCCGCCCTGCGCTTCAGTCCGCCGCCTGCGGCATCACTTCGGCCTGCTCTTCCAGCGCGCCCAGGATGCTTGACACAGCGCGCTGAATCCTGGTCATGCTGCCGTGCAGCTTCTCGGCGTTGCCGCCCCAGTGGGTGATGTAGTCGGCCACAGCGGCGGTGGCCTCGACGCCGTAGACGCTGCTCAGCACGTAGGCGGCGGCGTCGGCTTCCAGCTCGCGCGTCGTGCGGTCGGGCAGATCCTCGGCGCGTTTGCCCGCGCCCTGGAAGTGGAGTGAGACATGCGCCCACTCGTGAAAGAACACGCGCAGCGCGTGCGCCGGTTCGCCCTGGCACTTCTCGCGGCTCAGGACGATCTGCCCGCCGTCCGTCCAGCCGTGCGCCCCGCGCCCCTCGCCGTCCTCCCACCGAACGGGCACCGGGCACGCGGCCGTGAGCGAGCGCAGCAGCGCGCGTGTGCCGTCGTCTCCCCCCTGAACCACCATGAAGGCGGCGCTGGGCAGCGGGTCGCCTTCGGTGTCATAGTCGGCAAAAATAGAGCTGTACTTGAAGCCCACGACCTTCTGAGCGGGCTTGCCGTTCACGGGCGGGGCCTCGTGATCGGGCATCACCAGGGGGGCCAGCACGCGCACGGCCTTTGACCCCTTCTTGACGGTGCGGCCCAGGGCCTTCCACGCGTGGAACCCGGCCACGTGCGCCGCTTCGGGAGCCTGCAACCAGATCAACACCTGATTGTTGAGGCTGTAGGTGTGGAAGCGGGCAGAGAAGCGCATGAAGGTCAGCAGCTCGTCACTGGCCCCGGCCCCCAGCTGTTCGGCCAGGCGCTGGGCGCACGTATCAATGCGCGCCATGAGTTCCTGCGTGATGGCCTGGGAGGCCTCGCGGGCGCCTTCTTTTTCCTCGGGGGTGCTGGGCTTCTTGTACGGCATGACGGACGCTCCTTTGTGCAGGGGGCGGGTGTGGACGGTGCCCCCTACACACATAAGTATATCTCAGACTTACTTAGCTGTCAAGAAAAGCAGGTATACCCGTAAGCAGGTAAACCCGCGTATGTCCGGGGGCACGCGCGAAGCGCCGCGCCTCCGGCGCGCGTCCTGGGCGGGAAGTGGCCTCCCCCTGGTACTGGTCGCGGATGTCCGGGGCCGCCCCTGTCCTTCGTGCTGTTGTCCTCTGCCCTTCCCCCACACATTTTCCCGGCGAGGGGCGGCGCGTGAGCGCCTCAGCGGCGCGCGCAGTGGAGGTCAAGGCTCCCTCCCTTGACCGCAGCGAGCACGCCGCTAAGCTCGAAGAGCGCCCCGGTTGGGGAAACCATGAAAACAGCGCGCCGGGGGGCGCTCCTTCATCTGTTGATCTTTCAGCCCGCGAGGATGGGCGCCGAGCCGCCAGGGGCCCGGTTCGAGCGGGCCGCCCGGCCGGGTCGCGGCGGCGTCCGGCCTTGGGCACAGCGCGCCGTCAGGCGCTCCTGGGTTCTTGCCGGCGCCCTCCCGGCAATCCCGGCCCCGGCCGGAAGCGGCGCGCGGAAGCGCGCAACCCTGCCTGGCCCGCCCGCCGCTGGGCCTGCACCCTGTGGGTGGGGGCCGTGGACGGTCGCACGCAACGCCGGCGACCGGGCTGCGGCCTGCAGGAACGACCGCCCTCACCCGGCGACCGTTCACGTGGGGGCGGGGCTCTGCCCCCGGGGGTAGGCCGGCCTATG encodes:
- a CDS encoding ABC transporter ATP-binding protein, translating into MTLNEDHPAVPLASLRSVSRQYGDLSVLQDVTLDLHAGEFVSVTGPSGSGKSTLLSVLGLLERPSRGQVCLHGQDAWTLPDRAQSRLRGEMLGFVFQGFHLLPELSALDNVARPLRWAGVTRVRARERALHALEAVGLGARAGHRPAQLSGGEQQRVAIARAIVREPALLLADEPTGNLPQAMWGEILDLFADLHARGHTVVVVTHDPLVAARAQRHVVLKDGRVVEDGRR
- a CDS encoding ArdC family protein; translated protein: MPYKKPSTPEEKEGAREASQAITQELMARIDTCAQRLAEQLGAGASDELLTFMRFSARFHTYSLNNQVLIWLQAPEAAHVAGFHAWKALGRTVKKGSKAVRVLAPLVMPDHEAPPVNGKPAQKVVGFKYSSIFADYDTEGDPLPSAAFMVVQGGDDGTRALLRSLTAACPVPVRWEDGEGRGAHGWTDGGQIVLSREKCQGEPAHALRVFFHEWAHVSLHFQGAGKRAEDLPDRTTRELEADAAAYVLSSVYGVEATAAVADYITHWGGNAEKLHGSMTRIQRAVSSILGALEEQAEVMPQAAD